CTTGCCTTCCTGATCGGCTTCTTGATTATCATTCCGATCGGTGGTGCGGATATGCCCGTTGTTGTTTCCATGCTGAATTCCTATTCAGGCTGGGCAGCGGCAGGTATTGGCTTTACGCTTGAGAATACGGCCTTGATCATTGTAGGTGCCCTTGTTGGTTCTTCCGGTGCGATCTTGTCCTACATCATGTGTAAAGCGATGAACCGATCGTTCTTTAGCGTTATTCTTGGTGGTTTTGGTGGCGATGCTGCGTCCGAAGCTGTTGACAAAGGGGACCGGCCATTCAAAGCGGGTTCAGCGGACGACGCAGCCTTTATCATGAAGAATGCGGGTAAGGTTATAATCGTTCCGGGGTATGGTCTTGCTGTTGCTCAGGCACAGCATGCGCTTCGCGAAATGGTTGATGCCTTAAAAGACGAGGGAGTAGAAGTTGTTTACGCAATTCATCCGGTTGCCGGTCGTATGCCAGGTCATATGAACGTTTTGCTTGCAGAAGCAAACGTGCCTTATGACGAAGTGTTTGAGTTGGAAGAAATCAATTCTGATTTCTCAACCGCAGACGTGGCGCTGGTCGTGGGTGCAAATGACGTTACCAACCCGGCAGCAAGAGATGATCCACAAAGCCCGATTTTCGGAATGCCTATTCTGGATGTTGATAAAGCACGTACCGTGTTGTTCGTAAAACGGTCTATGTCTTCTGGTTATGCCGGTATCGACAACGACCTGTTCTACAAAGACAATACAATGATGCTTTTGGCCGATGCCAAGAAGATGGTTGAGGATATTATCAAGGCAATCTAATCTTTGATATGTCGAAAAAGAAACCCGCTGGTTT
This region of Sneathiella aquimaris genomic DNA includes:
- a CDS encoding NAD(P)(+) transhydrogenase (Re/Si-specific) subunit beta; the encoded protein is MSANFTALAYLVSAILFILALRGLSSPESSRRGNVMGMLGMGIAMVVTILDPSVLSYEWIIGGIVVGGAIGAVIAQRIAMTAMPQLVAAFHSLVGLAAVLVAAAAFYNPEAYGIIGESGELTVLSRIEMAIGIVVGAITFSGSVIAFTKLQGLVSGNPVVFPGQHMLNLAIGLGILGLIIWFCVDLNPSIFWGMTALAFLIGFLIIIPIGGADMPVVVSMLNSYSGWAAAGIGFTLENTALIIVGALVGSSGAILSYIMCKAMNRSFFSVILGGFGGDAASEAVDKGDRPFKAGSADDAAFIMKNAGKVIIVPGYGLAVAQAQHALREMVDALKDEGVEVVYAIHPVAGRMPGHMNVLLAEANVPYDEVFELEEINSDFSTADVALVVGANDVTNPAARDDPQSPIFGMPILDVDKARTVLFVKRSMSSGYAGIDNDLFYKDNTMMLLADAKKMVEDIIKAI